In one Cercospora beticola chromosome 1, complete sequence genomic region, the following are encoded:
- a CDS encoding uncharacterized protein (CAZy:GH16) — protein sequence MRFTSLSAAASLAAIATAQTFTDCNPLEKTCPSEPGLPSASYSADFTQGEGAAASWTSATGTNLQYGADGAIFTIAGQGQAPTIASDFNIFFGRFEVTMKAASGTGIVSSIVMESADLDEIDWEFVGGRSGEVQSNFYGKGNTTTYDRAVYHPVADAQNIWHTYGIDWTSERIEFSIDGTVIRTVPYSSAQTVNGQNYPQTPMQLKLGSWAGGASPDEGTVEWAGGKTDFAQGPFTMLVKSVNVMNYNPACQYTYSDNTGSWQSIDVIKSGDSCNAEGAASSAPATQSAVGTATATAQTTVTSAPTVSQSVAPIENTIPTLRTTVTGSSYSVNTASLSVLNSGIPTAATSTAPSSQQTGSATTTRASASTSADTEQSTGAASVNTVSAGISLLGLIFATLLV from the exons ATGCGCTTCACCTCTCTTTCTGCCGCCGCCAGTCTGGCGGCCATCGCAACAGCGCAGACTTTTACTGACTGCAACCCACTCGAAAAGACTTGCCCCAGCGAACCTGGCTTGCCATCCGCCTCCTACTCTGCCGACTTCACCCAAGGCGAaggagctgctgcttcgtggACCTCTGCGACTGGTACCAATCTCCAATATGGCGCTGATGGTGCTATTTTCACCATTGCTGGGCAAGGCCAAGCCCCAACCATTGCATCTGACTTCAACATCTTCTTCGGTCGCTTCGAGGTCACCATGAAAGCGGCTTCCGGAACGGGCATCGTGTCGAGTATCGTGATGGAATCAGCC GACCTCGACGAAATCGACTGGGAGTTCGTTGGCGGCCGGAGTGGTGAAGTTCAGTCCAATTTCTATGGCAAAGGCAACACTACGACGTACGACAGGGCCGTCTATCATCCTGTTGCCGATGCCCAGAACATCTGGCACACGTACGGCATCGATTGGACGAGTGAGCGAATCGAGTTCTCCATTGACGGCACCGTCATTCGCACCGTACCATACTCCAGCGCCCAGACCGTCAATGGTCAGAACTACCCGCAGACCCCGATGCAATTGAAACTGGGTAGCTGGGCCGGTGGTGCAAGCCCAGACGAGGGGACTGTTGAATGGGCTGGAGGCAAGACGGACTTTGCTCAGGGACCATTCACGATGCTCGTCAAATCGGTCAACGTCATGAACTACAACCCGGCTTGCCAGTACACATACTCGGACAACACAGGCTCCTGGCAGAGCATCGATGTGATCAAGAGCGGCGACTCGTGCAATGCTGAGGGCGCTGCTTCATCTGCCCCTGCCACTCAATCTGCAGTTGGCACTGCGACAGCCACTGCTCAAACGACAGTGACCTCTGCCCCTACTGTCAGCCAAAGCGTGGCGCCAATCGAAAACACCATTCCGACCCTCCGCACCACCGTTACTGGATCGAGCTACAGCGTTAACACCGCCAGTCTTTCCGTCCTGAACTCTGGAATTCCGACCGCCGCCACTTCCACGGCACCATCCAGCCAGCAGACTGGTAGCGCGACCACCACCCGTGCTTCGGCATCAACAAGTGCAGACACTGAGCAGTCTACCGGTGCTGCTTCCGTCAACACCGTCTCGGCTGGCATCTCTCTGCTCGGCCTCATCTTTGCGACTCTGCTTGTTTAA